The Streptomyces nigra genome includes the window GGTGCTGGCCTACCCGCCGGGCGAGCGGACGGTGGGGCGGGAGGCGATCCGCGCCCTGTGGGAGAAGGTGCTCGCGAACCGTCCCCGCTTCGCGCCGGAACCGCCGCTGCCGACGCTGGCCAGCGGGGACATCGCCCTGACCTCGACCCCGCCGTCCGACGGCGCCGGCGCGCGGGCGCAGGTGGTGAGGCGCCAGCCCGACGGGAGCTGGCTGCGGGTGCTCGACCAGCCCGAGTTCGTCACGCCCGGCAGCTGACCGGCGCGCATGCCGGGCGGGCGCACGCTTGGGCGGGGCGCACGCTGGGCGGGGCGCACGCACCCCTGCACGGCCGGATGTAGGACACTTCGGCCCATGATCCGGGGAGGGGCCCGTCCGGGTCCTCGTGCTACGAAAGGTGTGCTGTGCCCAGTATCGTCAAGATCAATGTGCTGACCGTCCCGCAGGAGCAGCGCGAGACGCTGGAGAAGCGGTTCGCCTCGCGGGCGCGCGCCGTGGAGAACTCCGACGGGTTCGAGTGGTTCGAGCTGCTGCGGCCTGTCGAGGGCACCGACACCTACCTCGTCTACACCCGCTGGCGGGACGAGGAGTCCTTCCAGGCGTGGATGGAGGGTCCGATGAAGGCGGCTCACCAGGGTGGCGGGCAGGAGGGCGGCGAGCGGCCCAAGCCCGCGGCCGCCGGTTCGACGCTGTGGTCGTTCGAGGTCGTGCAGCAGGCGGGGCCCAAGGGAGCGTGAGGCCGGGGCGGGGCGATCGGCCCCGCCCTCCGCTTCGCTATACGCGGGGCCGCCGGGATCGGGCGACCGCCGCGAGGACGAACGTCACGCTGATCAGCAGTGACCAGGCGCCGAACTTCTCGACGCCGACCGGCTGCCAGCCGTCGAGCTGATAGGGGTAGCGCCAGGCGCCGAGATAGGTGGCGAGGTTCTCGGCGACCCACAGGAAGAAGCCCATGAGGACGAACGACAGGGCCAGCGGCATCCGCAGGCGCCGCCCGCGCACGGTGTAGCGCACCCATGTGCCCGCCGTGACGGCCAGCAGGAGGGCGGCGAGCGGCCAGCGGACGTCTGGCAGCCAGTGGTGGGTGAAGAAGTTGACGTAGACGGCCGCGGCCACCAGGGCGGTCGAGCGGGGCCGGTACCGGACCAGTTCCAGGTCGAACAGGCGCCAGGCGCGGCAGACGTAGCTGCCGACCGCTGCGTAGAGGAAACCGCCGTACAGCGGGACGCCCGCGAACTTCAGGACGGCTGGCTCCGGGTAACTCCAGGAACCGAGGGAGACCTTGACGATCTCGAAGGCCAGGCCGACCACATGGCAGACCGCGATGACGGCGACGTCCCGGCCGTTCTCCCAGCCGCGCAGCCAGAACAGCAGCGTGAGCAGGACCCCGTAGACGACGAGCAGGTCGTAGCGGGCGACGGGGAGCCCGCGCAGAAGGCCCGACGCGGCGACGCCGGACATCAGGGCGATGGCGAAGGCGCACGACCGCGTCTGTATCCACGCGAAGTCGAGCAGCTGGCGCAGGGGGGCACCCACGGGGCCGGTGGCAGTGAACATGTTCAAAAGGACGTTCACCTCGGGTGATCGGTTGCGCCGGTCATGACACCCGATACGGGACTCGGGCAAGGGGTTCCGGACCGGACGCGTCGAAAATCCGTTGCGGCCACCCCCGCCTCCCCCGGACCCTTGGCCCATGCCCTACGCACTTCGCCCGGCCGGCCTCGCCGACGCGGCCGCCGTGACCGACCTGCTCAACGAGATCGACCGGATCGAGATAGGCCGGCCCGAGACCGACCTGCACACCGTCGAATCCGACCTGAAGCGACCCGACATCACCCTCGAGCGGGACTCGTGGCTGGCGTTCGACGGCGAACGGCTGGTGGCGTACGGCCTGTTGTGGGACGAGTCGGGCGGCGAGCGGATCGACGTCGACCACTATGTGCTCCCCGACCACCAGCGGGCCGGTGAGCTGCTGCTGGACGCGATGGAGGCGCGGGCGCGGGAGAAGGCCACGGAGAACGGCGCGGGCCGGGCGGTGGTGCATCTGCACCTCAACGCCGAACCCACCACCGACAAAGCTCTGTTGGAGCGGCGCGGGTGGTCCGCCGTACGCCGCTATCACGTGCTGCGCCGCCCGCTCGACCCGGCCGGTGACCTGGTTCCGGAGGTGCCACCCGGCGTGCGGCTGCGGGCCTGCGCCGACGAGCACGACCGGGCGCGGGTCCACGCGCTGCACCAGTCCACCTTCGCCGCCCACTTCGACTTCCAGCCGCGCACCTACGAGCAGTGGCTGCACGACATCGACGCCGATCTGCTCGACTGGTCGCTGGTGTGGCTCGTCGAGACGGACGACCTCGGCGACGCCGGGTTCCTGCTGTCCCGAGACGACCGGGAGGCGATGGGCTGGATCCGCAGCATCGGCGTACGGAGCGAGGCGCGGGGGCGGGGCCTGGGCGGACTGCTTCTACGGCACGCGTTCGCCGCGTTCGCCGCGCGCGGGCGGGACACGATCGGGCTGGGCGTGGACACCGCCAACGCCACCGGCGCCCCGGCGCTCTACGCCCGGCACGGCCTGGACGTGCACTTCGCGGTGGACACCTGGGAGACGGTGCTGGCGTGAGGCCCGCCCGGCCGTGGTGACACGCTCCGGGCGGACGGCCCGGGTCCGGTTCACCGCCCGCGCGCGGGCCGGAAGGCCCCGGTCCGGTTCACCTCCCGGGCAAGGGCCGGACGGCCCCCGTACGGTCACCGCCCGGACGGCCCGGGTCCGGTTCACCGGCCCGCGCGCGGGCCGGACGGCCTGGGCCCCGTTCACGCCCGTGCGCGGGCCGGACGATCCCCGTCCGGTTCACCGCCCGGGCGCGCCCGCAGGCCGCTGCTCCGGCGCCCGCACCCCGCGCCGTTCATGGCGCAGGGCCAGCCCCGTGGCCAGCGCGCCGACGCCCTCCCACACCCCCACCCCGAGGAAGCCGGCCGGGGCGCGGCCGGCGATCACGGCGAGCGTGAACACCGTGCACGTCAGCAGCCGGAACGGCACGGTCCAGCGGAAGAACGGCCGCCAGTCGGCGAGGGCCGCCAGCACGTAGTACACGCCCATGTTGAGCGCCGCCATGGACGACGCGGTCACGAAGACCAGGGTGTGGTCGCCCTCGGCGCGCCCCGCCTCCGCGACCGGCGTGAACCCCATCACGTCCAGCAGGACGTCCGGGGCGAGAAGGCCGACGACCCCCATGACGGCGGCGAGGGCGCCGAAGACCGCCATCGTCCAGCCGGCCGGCGAGCGGGGCAGGGATCGCATCAAGTCCTCCTGGGGCGCGGGAGTCCGGCTCAGCGCCGGGGGGCGCCCCGGCGCGCGTTGTTGTACAGACGTAGCAGGTGCTTCGCGACGGCGCACGGGGCCGTGTCCACATGGCACTGACGGCACGTCTGCATGTGCTGCTCGTAGTCGGCGCGCGCCTGGCGCAGCGCCTCTTCGGGAGATGACATCGATGTCCTCGGGGGTGTTCGGATGGTCGGTCGAGGGCTCACGGGGCGGACGCCGCGCGACGCCCGGGCAGACCGCGTGAGACACCCGGGGAGCAAGTGGATCATGTTACTTACGGTAGTGGGAAGCCGCTTTCCCTCATTGATCACTTCCTCGCAGAACACGGCCGACGGCCGGAAAAGCCTTGGACGGAGCGGGAGTCGGCGCGGGACACTGCCGTACTCACACCGTGACTCCACGTAGTCGCCTGAACCTGTACAGGGGTGGGATGGGAACGCCTGAGACCCGCAGGACCCTGCCGGGCAAACGCTCGGTGCTGCTCGCACTGCGCCACTACGGCCGGGAGCTCGTCCGCCTGAAGTGGCTGACGATCCCGGCGATGCTGCTGACGTCCCTCGGCAACATCGGCATCAACTACATCGCTCCGCTCATCGTGGCCAAGCTCGTCGGCGACATCGCCGGCGACGGGGAGGTCACCGTCTCCTCGGCCCTGCCGTACGTCCTCGGCTTCATCGGTGTACTGCTGCTCGCCGAGACGCTGTGGCGGATCGCCCTGCACTGCCTGAACCGGCTGGACGCGCTCGGCATCGAGCATCTGTACGTCATCGGGATGGACGAACTGTTCGCCCGGGACGCCGCGTTCTTCCACGAGAACTTCGCCGGCTCGCTCACCAAGCGGGTCCTGAGCTTCGCCGCCCGCTTCGAGCAGTTCGTCGACACACTGACGTTCCAGATCATGGGCAGCTTCGTGCCACTGGTCTTCGGAGCCGTGGTGCTGTGGCGCTACGAACCGCTGCTCGTCGTCGGCCTGTTGGTGATGATCTCGGTGACGGCGGTCTGCGTGGTGCCGCTCATCCGGCGTCGCCAGGCCCTCGTCGACCGGCGGGAGGAGGCGATCGCCCGGGTGGCCGGCCATGTCGCCGACAGCCTGACGAACATGGAGACCGTGCGCGCGTTCGCCGCCGAGGAGCGCGAGGCCGCCGAGCACCGTACCCGCGTCGCCACCTCCCGTCGGCTGACGCTGCGTTCATGGGACTACGGCAATCTGCGCATCGACACGCTGGTCGCGCCGATGTCGGTCCTGACGAACGCGCTGGGGCTGCTGCTGGCGGTGACGCTGGGCGGCGGCGAGCACGGCGTGGAGGCGGTGGTGGTCGCGTTCACCTACTACAGCAACGCCACCCGGATCATGTTCGAGTTCAATCAGATCTACCGCCGCCTGGAGAACTCGATGACGGAGGCGGCCCAGTTCACCGAACTGCTGCTGACACCGGCGACCGTGCTGGACCCGCCCGTGCCGGAGCCGGCGCCGTGCGGCGCCCTCGACATCCGCTTCGAGAAGGTCACCTTCGCGCACCGGGGAGGGCGCCCCCTGTTCGACGGTCTCGACCTGGAGGTGCCCGTCGGGTCCCGGATCGGCCTGGTCGGACGGTCGGGTGGGGGCAAGACCACGCTGACCCGGCTGCTGCTGCGGATGACGGACGTCGACGGCGGCCGCATCCTGATCGGCGGTCAGGACATCAGCCGGATGCGCCAGGCCGACCTGCGCAGCCTGATGGCGTACGTGCCGCAGGACCCGGCGATGTTCCACCGCACCCTGCGGGAGAACATCGCGTTCGCCCGGCCCGGCGCCGGTGACGCGGAGATCCGCCGCGCGGCCGAGGCGGCGCATGTCACGGAGTTCGCGGACGCGTTGCCGCAGGGCTTCGACACCATGGTCGGCGAGCGGGGGATCAAGCTGTCGGGCGGTCAGCGCCAACGGGTCGCGCTGGCCCGGGCGATCCTGCGGGACGCGCCGATCCTGCTGCTGGACGAGGCGACGAGCGCGCTGGACTCGGAGAGCGAGATCCTCGTCCAGGAGGCGCTGTGGCGGCTCATGGAGGGGCGCACCGCGCTGGTGGTGGCGCACCGGCTGAGCACGGTCGCGGGTATGGACCGGCTCGTCGTCCTGGACCGCGGGCGGATCGTGGAGCAGGGCTCCCACGCGGAGCTGATCAGCACCGACGGTGCCTACGCTCGGCTCTGGCAGCACCAGTCGGGCGGGTTCCTGGACGACACGCCCGCGCGGGCCTAGGTCGTGTCCGTAAAGTCGCGTCGTCCGCCCGTAGGGCGGGCCGAGCGGCGTCCGGTGCGTGCTCTGGGGGTACCCCCTGCTCGAAGAGTTGGGGGAGCGCCGGACGGGCTCCCGCGTACTGGTTGTACGCGGGAGCCCGGCCGGTGCGGCGAGTGGGGGTCCCCCTGCTCGAAGAGCTTGGGGGAGTGCCGGGCGTCGAACGGCAGGCGGGACTTTGCGGACACGGCCTAAGGGCCTCTCGTTTGGATCATGCCGGGCTCGCGGGGTGATCCAGACGAAAGACCCTGGCTCCCCTGAGCCCGGCCCGCACCGGTGTCACATCAGCCGCGTGCCGCGCGGCGGCGGCGCACCACGAGGACGGCGGCCGCGCCGGCGCCCACGGCGGCGGCAGCGGCACCGGCGATCGGCAGGGCCGAGCTGGACCCGGTGCTGGCGAGGTCGCCGGAAGCGCCGGTGTCCGCTCCGCCGGTCGTCGAGCCGCCGGTGGAGGAGCCGCCGCCGGTGCCGCCCGTGCCGGATCCGCCGGTGGACGAGGAGCCGCCGGTGGATCCGCCGCCACCGCCGGTGGAGGAGCCACCGCCGGACGACGAGCCGCCGCCGGTGGAGGAGCCGCCACCGGTCACCTGGAGGGTGATGGGCGCCTTGTCGTTGCCGTGCTCGGTGTCCCACTCCCCGAGCTTGCCGACCAGCGCCACCGAGCCCTTGGCTCCGTCGACGGCCTTGTCGATCCGCACCTTGAAGGTCCGCGCGTAGTCCTGGTTCTCGTCGGCCCAGGGCAGGTCGAGGGGGCAGCGGTAGGTCCGGGCGGCCACCTTCTCGCAGTTCGGGTACTTCGTCGCCGTCGTGCCGGCGGGCAGCTTGACCTCGACCTCGGCGAGCGGGACGCCGTCCCGGTACACCTGCACCCAGGCGGGACCGGCGTTGCGGAATCCGGCCTTGAGTTCCACGGTCTCCCCGACACGGCCCTTCAGCGCTCCGCCCAGGGCCTGGAAGTCAGCGGTGTTCTTCGCCGTCACGGGTATCTGCTGGAAGTGCGCGTCCTCGTCGACGGGTGTGCCGGGCTCCTGCGCCGGGACGTCGGGCTGCTCGACCAGCTTCAGGGCCGGGCCCGTGCCCGGCATGGGGCCCGACGTGGCCTCGTCCCCGGGGTAGGCCTCGTAGTCGGTGACGGAGACGACGAGGCGCTCGTACAGCGCCCGGTCCATGGCGCCGATCCTCAGGCCGCCCTCGGGAGCGTAGGTGACACCGGGCTCCACCTGCTGGTCGAACTCGCACAGCGCCATGGCGCCGGTCGGGATCTCGTCGTATCCCCAGGTCTTGAAGGCCCGGCAGTTGGAGGGCACCTCGCTCAGGGACAGTCCGTGGCTGACGGTGTATGTCATCCAGACCTTGTCGAGCGCTTCGGCGCCGGTGTACCAGAAGCGGCCGGGCACCGTGAACGTGCCGCCCGCCCGCACCCCGTCGATCGGGGCGGTCTTCTCCAGCACCAGTCCGGGGGCGGGGGCGGGGTCGTCCGCGGCGGCGGGTGCCGCGCACACGGCCAGCAGGGAGACGGCACCCACCGCGCCGGCGATCCTGCGGTGCACACGAAGTCCTGGGGCGGTGGGGAACATGAGGTCCTCTGATCGAACATCGGTGACGGAAGGGTGAACCACGGCGGAACGCCGGGTTCACCCCCAAGACGTCCGAGGGGACCGAAGGGTTGTACGACGGAGCCCGTCACCCGGAGCAGCAGTCGTCCCCGGTGCCCGTGCCGGTCTTCTCCAGCCGGCAGTAGCAGGACGCCTCGACCGGTACGTCGGCGAGGGCGGTGGCGAGCCGCAGCTGCTGGGCCACCATGTGCGCCTCCCCCATCCGGCCGAGGCGCACCAGGCACTCGTGCAGACCGTGCAGGGACCAGACGTTGTTGGGGTGCCGGCACGAGCGCGGCAGGGTGTCGTCGAGTCCGAGGTCGGCCCGGTAGACCGCCTCGGCCTCGGCGACCCGGCCCTGTTCGAGCAGGAGAGCGCCGTAGGCGTGCCGGGTGGGCTGCATCCAGCCCCAGGGCTCGTCGTAGGGGAGGTTGTCGTCCAGTTCGATGGAGCGTTCCAGCGCGGCGAACGCGGCGTCGTGGTCGCCCTTGCGGTACTCGAGTTCGCCGTCGAGCATCGCACCGGCGATGGCGAGGATGTCGGCGCAGGTGTTGTTGAAGAGCATGCGGGTGTCCGGCACCCGGGCGACCGCATCGTGGAACAGCCGCCGCTCCTCCTCGGCCTCCCGCACGCGGTGCGTCGAGGAGAGGGCGACCCCGCGCGCGTAGTGCGTCATCGCGGTCGTGACGCAGTACAGGTCGCGGTCGGCGGGCAGCGGCAGGGCGAGGATGTCGTCCCAGCGGCCGAAACGGATCAGGGAGTGGACGCGCATGGCGAGGAAGCCCTCCAGCCAGTCCGCCATGGGTGGGCTGGTCACCCGCAGCAGTTCCTCAGGGATGGACTCCTCGAGCTGGGCCACGGTGTCCAGCGCCACCTCGCTCTGTCCGAGGAGCATCGCTCCGTAGATCTTGAAGTGGTAGTCGTGCGAGCGGTACAGGGTGTAGAAGTTCATCACCCCGGCCCGCGCGCGGTACTTCTCGTCGGCCGCGATGGCCGCCGTGTTGTCCGCGACGACGCGCCGGTAGTCGCCGCACAGGACCTCCAGATGGGAGGGCATGTGGAGCAGGTGCCCGGCGTCGGGCACCAGGTCGCGCAGCCGGTCGGCGACGACCAGGGCCTCCTCCGGCGCGGGGGACATCTCCATCAGATGGATGTACATGTGCACCACGCCCGGGTGGTCGCGCCCGCGGGGGTCGGCGAGTGCCCGCTCCAGCACCCTCCTGGCCTCCGGGGTGCGCGCGCCCTCGGCCGGCTCGCCGGTCCTGAGGTCCCACAGCTGCCAGGGGGTCAGGTTCATCAGGGCGTCGGCGTAGAGGGTGGCGACGTCCAGGTCCTCGGGGGCGAGTTCGTAGACCTCCCGCATACGGTCCGCGTAGGGGGCGTTCCAGACGGAGCAGTCCGGCACGGCCCTGCTCCGGGGGTAGCGGGCGCGCAGCGCGGAGATCAGGGCCTGTTCGACCGGGGTGGCGTTCGCGGCCTTCTCGTGGGCGCGTTCCACGGCGGCGTGGGTGCGCTCGACGGTGCCGGCGAGGTCCTTGTCGTCGAAGGCCTCCCAGGGCTTGTTGTAGTTCGGGCCGAGGGCGTAGGCGATCCCCCAGTACGCCATGGCGCAGTCGGGGTCGGCCTCGGCGGCGGCCTCGAAACAGGCGACGGCCTCCTCGTGGTTGAAGGCGTACGTCCAGGTCAGGCCGCGGTCGAACCAGAGCTGGGCCTGCGCGGAGGACGTGGTCACGGGGCGGGTGCGGGTGCCGAGCTCGTAGTAGTCCATCGTCGCTCTCCTGCCTGTGCCGGGCCGCCGCCCGTGGCCCGGGGGCCGGGCCGGCGGGGCCGGGGTGTCGCACCGAGGACGCGGAAGCCGGTCCCTTTTCTGCTGATGTGCCCGGTCGGCCCGCGCGTCACGCGCCCTGTTCGCCGCCCAGGGCTTGACCGCGCCGGGCCGGGGTACCCGCCCCGGGCATGTGGCGTCCATCGATCCATGCGGCCGCCGTGGCCGAGCCGGTCCGCCCAGGTGCGGACGAGGTGCGTCCTGGCGCATTCTTGCTGTGTCGCACGCGCGATGCGTACGGACGAGGTAGGACCGATGACTGGGAGCGCCGAGAGCGCGGAGCGGAGGTCCGGCAGGCTGGCGGCACTGCTGATCGTTGTCTCGGCGGAGGCGATCAGCGCGTCCGGCGGTCACGCGGCCGGGGTCTATCTGCGTTCCCGCACGCCCGGGCTGCTGCGGCTGGCGGTGCTGGAGGGGCTGCCGGGCCCCCTGTTCCGGCCGTGGTGGCGGGTGCACTCCGACCGTCCCTTCCCGGTGGCCGACTCCTACCGGCTGGGCGTCGAGGTGGCCCTTCCGAACGCCACCGAGACCATGCGGCGCTATCCCCAGTTCGCGGCCGCCCTGCCGTTCCAGTTCGGCTCCCTGACCGTGCCCGTCGCCGGGGCGTCGAAGGTGTTCGGGGTGCTGACCGTGCTGCGGCCCTCGACGACGGACGCCATGGAACTGGTGCCGGTGCGCGAGCGCCTGGGACGGCTGGCCGAGGAGCTGGGGGCGGCGCTGGAGAAGCTGGACGGCCAGGACCCGGACACGGTCACCTGGGACGGCGGCCCGCTGTGCGTACGGCCGCCGGCCAGTCGTGAGCCGTCCGGGCACGTCGGCCGCTTCCGCTGGGATCCGGCGACCGGCGAGGTCGTGGCGGACGCGTGGTTGAGCGGCGCGCTGGGCACGCCGCCCGAGGACGCCCCGCTCACGGCGGAGACGTTCGCGTCGGCGGTCGCGCCCGCCGACGCCCAGCGGGTCCTGGCGGTGCTGCGCGAGGCGGCCGGGGGCCGGCCGCCCGCGCTGCCGCTGTACGTCCGCGCCCCGCACGGCGCGCCCCGCCTGGTCGAGGTGTGGGGTCCGCGCACGGACGCGCCGGGCCCGGCCGTGCCGGCGGCGGTGCGGGGTGTCGTCCTCGACCCCGGCCCGGGATCCGTGGCGGACGCGGCGGCCGATCTGCTGCCGGAGGGGGTGCTGTGCCTGGACCGGCTGGGCCATGTCGTCTACGCCAACCCGCACGCGGCACGGCTGCTGCGCCGTCCGCGCACCGAGCTGCTGGGCCGCACGCTGTGGGAGGGCGTGCCCTGGCTGAACCAGCCCACGCTCGAGGACCATCTGCGCGGGGCGCTGCTCTCCCCCGACCCGGTGCACTTCCACGTCCGAAGACCGTCCACGCACGGGCGGGAACGCCCGCCGCACCCGTTCGCGGGCGACTGGCTCGCCCTGTCCGTCTATCCGGGCGCCGACTTCCTGACCTGCACGGTCCGGTTGGGACACCGGGTGGCGGACGCCCCGTCCGGTCCCCCGGAGGAGCAGTCCGGGTCCCAGTCCCCGGGCACGCCCTCCCTCTCGCCGCTGTACCGCCCGATCGTCCTCGCCATCGCCCTGACCGAGGCCGTCACCGCCCGGCAGGTGTCCGCCGTGGTGATGCGGGAGCTGCTGCCCGCGTTCGGCGGGAACCGGCTGGCCATCTACCTGCTGCAGGACCGGCATCTGTATCTGGCGTGGGAGACCGGCTTCCCGAAGGGGTTCCTGGCGCCGTTCGAGGGCGTCGGGATGGACGAGCGGCTGCCCGGTGTGGAGACCCTGACCAGCGGCCGCCCCCTCTTCTTCGACTCGATGCAGCAGCTCGCCGACGCCTATCCGGGCATCGCGCTGGACGCGCGGGAGGGGGCCCGCGCCTTCCTGCCGCTGATCGCGTCCGGCCGCCCGGTCGGCTCCTGCATCCTCGGGTTCGACCGTCCGCGCAGCTTCAGCAACGAGGAACGCACGGTCCTGACGGCCCTGGCCGGGCTGATCGCGCACGCCATGGAGAAGGCCCAGCGCTACGAGAGCGAGGCGGCCCTCGCCCGGGGGCTGCAGCAGGCGCTGCTGCCCCGGCGTCTGTCGCAGCACCCGCTGATGGAGACCACCGGCCGCTATCTGCCCGGCACCCAGGGCATGGAGGTGGGCGGCGACTGGTACGACGTCGTGGCCGCCGGGGACGGGATGGCGCTGGTCATCGGCGATGTGCAGGGGCACGGCGTCCAGGCGGCCGCCACCATGGGCCAGTTGCGCAGCGCGGTACGCGCCTTCGCGCTCGGCGACCGGTCGCCCGACGAGGTCATGAGCGGCACCAACCATCTGCTGATCGACCTCGACGCGGGGCTGTTCGCGAGCTGCTGCTACATCCGTCTCGACCCGGCGACCGGTCTCGCCCGGGCCGCGGTGGCCGGGCATCCGCGGCCGCTGCTGCGCAGTCCCGACGGGCGCACTCAAGTGCTGGATCTGCCCGGCGGGGTGGTCCTGGGGGTCGATCCGCAGGCGCAGTACCCGGTGGCTGAGCTGCTCGTCGAGCCCGGTGCCGTGCTTGCGCTCTACACCGACGGGCTGGTGGAGCGGCCCGGCCTCGACATCGATGTGGGGATCAGCGCGCTGCGGGTGGCGCTGGCCAGGGCCGGCGCCCTGGGCGGGCGTCCGGAAGGGCGTTCGCTGTCGGCTGTGGCCGACCGGCTCACCGCGGCGGCCCGGCACATGGCGGACCGCCCCGACGACATCGCGCTGCTGCTGGCGACCCGGCGCACCATGCCGCTGCGGCCGTCGTAGCGGGGTCTCGCCTCCCGGGGCCCGGCAGTGTAGACATGGCACATGGTCCGATCACGGGGTCGCTCGGGGGCCCGGTCGGCCGGTCGCGCCGGCGGCGTGTCCGGGCGCGGGCAGTCCCCGGCGACGGAGCGGGGGCGGCACCGGGGGTGGTTCTCCGCGGTGCGGTCGACGGTCGGCGGGCGCAGTCTCGCCGGTCAGGTGTTCGTCCTCCAGGTCGTGATCGTGCTGCTGCTGGTGGTCGCCGCGGTCGTCGCGCTGGTGCTCCAGGTGCGGTACGACAGCACGCAGGAGGCCCGCAACCGCTCGGTGGCGGTCGCCGAGGCGTTCGCGAACGCGCCGGGCACCCGGGAGGCGCTGGACGACCCCGAGCCGACCGACGTCCTCCAGCCGAGGGCGGAGGCGGCCCGCAGGGCGACGGGCGTGGACTTCATCGTCGTCATGAACACCGACGGGCTGCGCTACACGCATCCCAAGCCGGACCGCATCGGCAAGACGTTCGTCGGCACCCTGGGTCCGGCCCAGGCAGGTGGTGTCGTCGTCGAGGAGATCACCGGGACCATCGGCCCGCTCGTGCAGGCCGTGGTGCCGGTCGAGGACCCGGACGGCGAGGTCGTGGGGTTGGTCTCGGCGGGGATCACCACCGACACCGTGGGCGGCACCGCCGACCGGCAGCTGCCGCTCGTGCTCAGCGCCGCGGCCGTCGCGCTGGCGCTGTCCACGGCGGGGACGGCCCTGGTCAGCCGGCGTCTGCTGCGGCAGACGCACGGCCTGGGGCCGGACGAGATGACGCGCATGTACGAGCATCACGACGCCGTGCTGCACGCGGTGCGCGAGGGCGTCGTCATCGTCGGCGACGAGGGCCGCCTGCTGCTCGCCAACGACGAGGCGCACCGGCTGCTCGACCTGCCGGACGACGCGGAGGGCCGCCGGGTCCTGGACCTGGGGCTCGCCCCGGAGACCGCAGAGCTGCTGCACTCGGGCCGGATGGCCACGGACGAGGTGCATCTGGTCAAGGACCGGCTGCTGGCGGTGAACCAGCGGCCGACGCATCTGCGGGGCCGGCCGTCCGGCAGCGTGGCCACCGTCCGCGACTCCACGGAGCTGCGAGCGCTGTCCGGCCGGGCCGAGGAGGCCCGCGAGCGCCTGGACATGCTGTACGACGCCGGGGTGGGCATCGGCACCAGCCTGGACGTCACCCGGACCGCCGAGGAGCTGGCGGAGCTGGCCGTGCCCCGGTTCGCGGACTACGCGACCGTCGACCTGTTCGACGCGGTGCTGGACGGCGGGCAGCCGGAACCGGCGACGCTGGTACGGCGGTGCGCGCTCAGCGGGATACGCGAGGACGCGCCGCTGTACCCGGTGGGCCGGCAGATCCGCTTCGTGGACTCGTCACCGCAGGCCCGCGCGCTGACGGGCGCGCAGGCGGTGGTCGAGCCACGGCTGGACGAGGCGCCGGGCTGGCGTGCGCAGGATCTGGAGCGGTCGGTCCAGGTGATGGAGTTCGGCATCCACTCGCTGATCGCGGTGCCGCTGCGGGCCGGGTCCCTGGTGCTGGGCGTGGTGAGTTTCTGGCGGTCGCGCAAGGCCAGGCCGTTCGACTCGGAGGAGCTGGCGCTCGCCGAGGAACTGGTCGCCCGGGCCGCCGTGTCCATCGACAACGCCCGCCGGTACACGCGTGAGCACGGTATGGCGGTGACGCTGCAGCGCAGTCTGCTGCCCCGCAGGCTGCCGGAGCAGAACGCGCTGGACGTCGCCTACCGCTATCTTCCGGCGCAGGCCGGCGTCGGCGGCGACTGGTTCGACGTGCTGCCGCTGTCCGGGGCCCGGGTGGCGCTCGTGGTCGGGGACGTCGTCGGCCACGGTCTGCACGCGGCGGCCACGATGGGCCGGCTGCGGACGGCGGTGCACAACTTCTCGGCCCTGGACCTGCCGCCGGACGAGCTGCTGGGGCTGCTGGACGAGCTGGTGGCCCGGATCGACCAGGACGAGGGCCAGGACACCGACACCGCCCCGGTGACGGGGGCGACCTGCCTGTACGCGGTCTACGACCCGGTGTCCCAGCGGTGCACGATCGCGCGGGCCGGGCATCCGCCGCCGGCCGTGGTCCGTCCGGACGGCACGGTGGAGTTCCCGGACGTGCCG containing:
- a CDS encoding YybH family protein, translated to MPEYEKAMRPEDITRLFVERSNAGDAAGVAALYEEDAVLAYPPGERTVGREAIRALWEKVLANRPRFAPEPPLPTLASGDIALTSTPPSDGAGARAQVVRRQPDGSWLRVLDQPEFVTPGS
- a CDS encoding antibiotic biosynthesis monooxygenase family protein — its product is MPSIVKINVLTVPQEQRETLEKRFASRARAVENSDGFEWFELLRPVEGTDTYLVYTRWRDEESFQAWMEGPMKAAHQGGGQEGGERPKPAAAGSTLWSFEVVQQAGPKGA
- a CDS encoding DUF817 domain-containing protein, which gives rise to MFTATGPVGAPLRQLLDFAWIQTRSCAFAIALMSGVAASGLLRGLPVARYDLLVVYGVLLTLLFWLRGWENGRDVAVIAVCHVVGLAFEIVKVSLGSWSYPEPAVLKFAGVPLYGGFLYAAVGSYVCRAWRLFDLELVRYRPRSTALVAAAVYVNFFTHHWLPDVRWPLAALLLAVTAGTWVRYTVRGRRLRMPLALSFVLMGFFLWVAENLATYLGAWRYPYQLDGWQPVGVEKFGAWSLLISVTFVLAAVARSRRPRV
- a CDS encoding GNAT family N-acetyltransferase, with amino-acid sequence MPYALRPAGLADAAAVTDLLNEIDRIEIGRPETDLHTVESDLKRPDITLERDSWLAFDGERLVAYGLLWDESGGERIDVDHYVLPDHQRAGELLLDAMEARAREKATENGAGRAVVHLHLNAEPTTDKALLERRGWSAVRRYHVLRRPLDPAGDLVPEVPPGVRLRACADEHDRARVHALHQSTFAAHFDFQPRTYEQWLHDIDADLLDWSLVWLVETDDLGDAGFLLSRDDREAMGWIRSIGVRSEARGRGLGGLLLRHAFAAFAARGRDTIGLGVDTANATGAPALYARHGLDVHFAVDTWETVLA
- a CDS encoding ABC transporter ATP-binding protein; translated protein: MGTPETRRTLPGKRSVLLALRHYGRELVRLKWLTIPAMLLTSLGNIGINYIAPLIVAKLVGDIAGDGEVTVSSALPYVLGFIGVLLLAETLWRIALHCLNRLDALGIEHLYVIGMDELFARDAAFFHENFAGSLTKRVLSFAARFEQFVDTLTFQIMGSFVPLVFGAVVLWRYEPLLVVGLLVMISVTAVCVVPLIRRRQALVDRREEAIARVAGHVADSLTNMETVRAFAAEEREAAEHRTRVATSRRLTLRSWDYGNLRIDTLVAPMSVLTNALGLLLAVTLGGGEHGVEAVVVAFTYYSNATRIMFEFNQIYRRLENSMTEAAQFTELLLTPATVLDPPVPEPAPCGALDIRFEKVTFAHRGGRPLFDGLDLEVPVGSRIGLVGRSGGGKTTLTRLLLRMTDVDGGRILIGGQDISRMRQADLRSLMAYVPQDPAMFHRTLRENIAFARPGAGDAEIRRAAEAAHVTEFADALPQGFDTMVGERGIKLSGGQRQRVALARAILRDAPILLLDEATSALDSESEILVQEALWRLMEGRTALVVAHRLSTVAGMDRLVVLDRGRIVEQGSHAELISTDGAYARLWQHQSGGFLDDTPARA